A genome region from Camelina sativa cultivar DH55 chromosome 10, Cs, whole genome shotgun sequence includes the following:
- the LOC104716434 gene encoding pentatricopeptide repeat-containing protein At4g37170-like, with translation MNHSNMRKLSTFHGLIFKRNQSSSAFASLKRFSDKKFFNSNNDDVGVVERLCKANRFGEAIDVLCGQKLLREAVQLLGRAKKQPASTYCNLIQVCSQTRALEEGKKVHEHIRTSGFVPGIVIWNRLLGMYAKCGSLVDARKVFDDMPKRDVCSWNLMVNGYAEVGLVDEARKLFDEMPERDSYSWTGMVTGYVKKDQPEEALVLYSLMQKVLDSRPNIFTVSSAVAAAAAIPCIRRGKELHGHIFRAGLDSDEVLWSSLMDMYGKCGCIDEAGNIFDKIVDKDVVSWSSMIDRYFKSRRWRQGFSLFSELVGSSCERPNEYTFAGVLNACADLTKEELGKQVHGYMTRIGFDPYSFASSSLVDMYTKCGNIESAKHVVDGCPKPDLVSWTSLIGGYAQNGQPDEALKYFDLLLKSGTKPDHVTFVNVLSACTHAGLVEKGLEYFHSITEKHGLSHTSDHYTCLVDLLARSGRFEQLKSIIREMPMKPSRFLWASVLGGCSTYGNIDLAEEAAQELFKIEPENPVTYVTMANIYAAAGKWEEEGKMRKRMQENGVTKRPGSSWTEIKRKRHVFIAADTSHPMYNQIIEFLCELRKKMKEEGYVPATSLVLHDVEDEQKEDNLVHHSEKLAVAFAILSTQEGTAIKVFKNLRSCVDCHSAIKFISKITKRKITVRDSTRFHCFENGQCSCRDYW, from the coding sequence ATGAATCAttcaaatatgagaaagttAAGTACTTTTCATGGattaatattcaaaagaaaccAATCCTCCTCTGCTTTCGCATCACTGAAGAGGTTTTCAGATAAAAAGTTCTTTAATTCGAACAATGACGATGTTGGTGTTGTGGAGCGATTATGTAAAGCTAACAGATTTGGTGAAGCCATTGATGTTTTATGCGGACAGAAGCTATTACGAGAAGCTGTTCAGCTTCTGGGTCGAGCAAAGAAGCAACCTGCTTCTACTTATTGTAATCTCATCCAAGTCTGTAGCCAGACACGCGCTCTTGAAGAAGGTAAGAAGGTTCATGAACACATTAGGACTTCTGGGTTTGTACCTGGGATCGTTATATGGAACCGTCTTTTGGGTATGTATGCGAAATGTGGTAGTTTGGTTGATGCACGTAAGGTGTTCGACGATATGCCTAAGAGAGATGTGTGTTCCTGGAATCTAATGGTTAATGGGTATGCGGAAGTTGGGTTGGTTGATGAAGCGAGGAAgttgtttgatgaaatgcctgagagaGATAGTTATTCATGGACGGGTATGGTTACGGGATATGTTAAGAAGGATCAGCCTGAAGAGGCATTGGTGTTGTATAGTTTGATGCAAAAGGTACTGGATTCAAGACCTAATATTTTTACAGTTTCTAGTGCGGTGGCTGCTGCTGCGGCGATTCCATGTATACGTAGAGGGAAAGAACTTCATGGGCATATCTTTCGAGCTGGATTGGATTCAGATGAGGTGCTCTGGAGTTCGTTGATGGATATGTATGGAAAATGTGGCTGCATTGATGAAGCAGGAAACATCTTTGATAAGATTGTTGACAAAGATGTTGTCTCGTGGTCATCAATGATAGATAGATATTTCAAGTCCCGTAGATGGCGACAAgggttttctctgttttctgaGTTGGTAGGTTCTTCTTGTGAACGACCCAATGAGTACACTTTTGCTGGAGTTTTGAACGCTTGTGCTGATCTCACGAAAGAAGAGCTAGGGAAGCAAGTTCATGGATACATGACAAGAATTGGGTTTGATCCTTACTCTTTTGCATCAAGCTCTCTTGTAGATATGTACACGAAATGTGGAAACATTGAAAGTGCAAAACATGTTGTTGATGGATGTCCTAAACCTGATTTGGTTTCTTGGACTTCTTTGATTGGTGGCTATGCTCAGAATGGGCAGCCTGATGAAGCTTTGAAGTATTTCGATTTGCTCCTCAAATCTGGCACGAAGCCTGATCATGTTACCTTTGTAAACGTCCTCTCTGCTTGTACTCATGCCGGGTTGGTCGAAAAAGGACTTGAATACTTTCACTCGATAACAGAGAAACACGGGTTATCGCATACTTCTGATCATTACACTTGTCTTGTTGATCTATTAGCTCGGTCTGGAAGATTCGAACAGTTAAAGAGCATTATTAGGGAAATGCCGATGAAACCGAGTAGGTTTCTATGGGCTTCGGTGCTTGGTGGGTGTAGCACTTACGGGAACATTGACCTAGCAGAGGAAGCGGCTCAAGAACTGTTCAAAATAGAACCGGAAAATCCTGTTACTTATGTTACAATGGCTAATATCTATGCTGCAGCAGGAAAATGGGAGGAAGAAGggaaaatgagaaagagaatgCAAGAAAACGGAGTCACCAAAAGACCCGGTTCAAGCTGGACTGAGATAAAACGGAAGCGTCATGTATTCATAGCAGCAGATACTTCGCATCCAATGTATAACCAAATAATTGAGTTCTTGTGTgaattgaggaagaagatgaaagaagaaggaTATGTTCCTGCTACTAGTCTTGTATTGCACGATGTAGAAGATGAACAGAAAGAAGATAATCTTGTGCATCATAGCGAGAAACTTGCAGTTGCGTTTGCAATTTTATCGACACAAGAAGGGACAGCGATTAAGGTGTTTAAGAATTTGAGGTCTTGTGTGGATTGTCACAGTGCTATTAAGTTCATATCGAAGATCACAAAGAGGAAGATAACCGTAAGGGACTCGACTCGGTTTCATTGCTTTGAGAATGGACAATGTTCATGTCGAGATTATTggtaa